In Chryseobacterium sp., the genomic window AGACTTACTGGAGTGCCAAGACCGGAAATTCCGGAGAGTGGTTTCAAACGGATTTGGGTGAGGTTTCTACCATCAATGCCATTCAGATCAATTATGCAGATCAGGATGCCGAGTTCATGGGAAAGACTTTAGGAAAAATGCATCAGTATAAGATTTATGGATCCGATGACGGGAAAAAGTGGAAGGTAATTGTTGATAAAAGCAAAAATACCAAAGACGTTCCCCATGATTATGTTGAACTCGAAAAACCTGCAACAGCAAGATTCCTTAAAATGGAAAATCTGAAAATGCCTACGGGGAAGTTTGCATTGAGCGGCTTCAGGGTGTTCGGAAGAGGAGCGGGAGAAAAACCTAAAAAGGTAGAAGGATTTGTTCCTCTGAGGGCCGATCCTAAGAAATATGGGGAGAGAAGAAGCATCTGGATGAAGTGGCAGCAGAATCCTGAAGCAGACGGCTATGTAATCTATTGGGGAAAATCCCCTGATAAAATGTACGGAAGCATTATGGTCTATGGAAAGAATGAATATTTCTTTACAGGGGCAGACCGGGCAGACGCCTATTATTTCCAGATTGAAGCTTTCAATGCCAATGGAGTTTCAGAAAGAACCGTAGTTGCAAAATCTGAATAAATAAGTAAGATCAAGAGGCTGGAATTGCTATCGGCCTATAATTTCTGACGGTTATGATAAATGTAATGAAATAACTTAAAAAACCAATACAATGGGAGGAGTGCTTGTTTTTTGGAACTTAATAGCTTTCTTTTTCCAGTGAAACTTCCTTCACAAAAAATAGCACGTTTTGAATCCTCAGAACGTGCTGTTTTTTGACTGTTTTTTAAGAAAAGCTTCAATTTTATCTATAAGAAATTCATTATGCGGCTGCTTATCCCAGTTCAGATGTCCGCCATTGAATGGATAAGATTCGTGGATAACCTTGTTTTTACTTAATATAGAATCTAATATTTTTCCTTGCGTTACAGGAATAACACGGTCTGTTTTCCCGTAATAAGACAGGGTAGGAGGAGTATTTGTATTAATCCAGTGTACCGGGCTTGCAAAATGATCTGCAGATGTTCCGGAGGGCAGAATCTTTGGATCAGCCAGGTATTTTTCTACAAATTAGTAATCCGCATAGGTTTTAAACCCCGGATCCGTAAGATCTGCCGGGCCTACAATATTAATGACGGATTTTACGCTTCTCAGAGAGTCAAAGTGGTATGCATAAAGCATAGATAAATGTCCGCCGGCACTGTTTCCCAAAAGAATAAGCTGGGGAGTATAATTTAATTTCTTTTTCAGAAATGCGGCGGCGCTTTTAATATCATCCATCTGATTCGGGATCCCAAACTGCGTTTGAGAAGCTAATCTGTAATTGATATTGGCGAAAATATGGTCAGGAAATCTCTGCATCATCGAAAGTGTAAAGAAGGTAAGCTGGGATTTGTTGCCACTGCGCCAGCCTCCGCCATGTATGATCATAAAAACATCTCTTTTTTCCGAGGGTTGATCATGCGGAATATAAAGATCCATGATCTGCGCCGCATCATTTCCATAAGAAATGTTTTCTTCCTTATCAAAACTGATCCCGTTGCCAAGATTGATTCTTTTCTCTTTGCAGCCCGCCGGCAGAAGGAATAAAGGAAGGGCTATAAAAATGAATACTAAACTTTTTCTCATACCGGTTAAAGATAAAAAACCCGCTGATAAACCAACGGGTTGTTGTACAAAATAATTGAATTGAATATGAAGAAAGATAGTTTTTATCTTGTTCTGCTTTTAATAGAGTCTGAAGCCCCTTCAATATCTCTTACCTTTTTCACTTTTTGGTTTCCGAAGTTATATGTAAGACTTACCGTCAAACTTCTTGGATATTGATTCTGATGGATATAGTTGTAATTTCCATTGTCCTGATAATCTTCAATCTTTACGATATTAGTTCTTAAGACATCGTTGAGGTTGACTGCAAAAGTCCATTCATTCCAGGTTTTCTTGATGCTGAGATCTAAGCTCATTAAACTTTTCAAAGTACCCAGCTCAATCTGCTGTTTGTCTACGAAGAAATAATTGACGCCCAGGAACCAGGTTTTCTTTTTATCAAGGCGGATGGTGTTGTTGGTCTGGATCAATAAACTGGTAGAGTTTGTCGTATTGGTATATACTATATATTCACCCTTCTTATTTTTGAAACGGTCTCCGGTTGTAGGATCGGTATCCAGGCTTCCGTTGTTGATGTTATGCTGAACCCCAATATTGAAGTTAGTGGTCCAGTATTGTTTGAAGAATGATTTCTGGATTCCTACCATGGCAGACATTTCCTGCTTATCCCCAAAATTGGTCCTGATGTATCTCAATACAGGATTTTTTCCAAGGTTCCCTCCAGGAGATTCAGGGTATCCCTGCAGAGGAACCTGGGTAATGGCATCCTTAAAATAGGAATGGCTCAGAATCAGGAAATAAGAATTTTTATACATATAGGTCAGTTCCTGGTTATAAGTGGAAGAGGCCTTTACAAAAGGATTGTTTTGAGTATAATTATCATCCGTCAGAATATTTCTTACCGGATTGATTTCCCAAAAGCTGGGTCTTCTCATTCTGCTTGAAAAGGAATACGAAAGATTATTTTTATCATTTATAGCATAGTTAAAACTTACATAAGGAAGGAAGTTGCTGTAATTTCTTTTAATCCTTTTAAGATCTTCCGTAGGGGCATTGTCAGAAGTTCCTAAGCTGTTGGTGATCTCATATCTGGCCCCTATTTTTCCTGAGAACTTAT contains:
- a CDS encoding alpha/beta hydrolase — translated: MRKSLVFIFIALPLFLLPAGCKEKRINLGNGISFDKEENISYGNDAAQIMDLYIPHDQPSEKRDVFMIIHGGGWRSGNKSQLTFFTLSMMQRFPDHIFANINYRLASQTQFGIPNQMDDIKSAAAFLKKKLNYTPQLILLGNSAGGHLSMLYAYHFDSLRSVKSVINIVGPADLTDPGFKTYADY